The following coding sequences lie in one Burkholderia cepacia genomic window:
- a CDS encoding GntR family transcriptional regulator, with translation METGWSELAPDPLDDTPLYLQLARNLASAIHGGAWRAGEALPSERLLSVSVGVSRITARRALALLVEQGLIKRARGAGSFITPRVADPLSRLVGFSAKMRQRGFVPDSVWLSRTLRAASRDEIARLGLAPGATVARLERLRRADGIVMAVEHSTLPAAVVPDPQVLGASLYEYLEARGMTVVRALQHFRAANATHAIAKWMAVKPGSALLVITRIGYGADQRAIEVSETYCRDDYYDFVAELKR, from the coding sequence ATGGAAACCGGCTGGTCCGAACTGGCGCCCGATCCCCTCGACGACACGCCGCTCTATCTGCAGCTCGCCCGCAACCTGGCGAGCGCGATTCATGGCGGCGCGTGGCGCGCCGGCGAGGCGCTGCCGTCGGAGCGGCTGCTGTCGGTGTCGGTCGGCGTATCGCGGATCACGGCCCGTCGCGCGCTGGCGCTGCTGGTCGAGCAGGGGCTGATCAAGCGGGCGCGCGGGGCGGGCAGTTTCATCACGCCGCGCGTCGCCGATCCGCTGTCGCGTCTCGTCGGCTTCTCCGCGAAGATGCGGCAGCGCGGCTTCGTGCCCGATTCGGTGTGGCTGTCGCGTACGCTGCGCGCCGCGAGCCGCGACGAGATCGCGCGTCTCGGCCTCGCGCCCGGCGCGACGGTGGCGCGGCTCGAACGGCTGCGCCGCGCGGACGGCATCGTGATGGCCGTCGAGCACTCGACGCTGCCGGCCGCGGTGGTGCCCGATCCGCAGGTGCTCGGCGCGTCGCTGTACGAATACCTCGAGGCGCGCGGCATGACCGTCGTGCGCGCGCTGCAGCACTTTCGCGCGGCGAACGCGACGCACGCGATCGCGAAATGGATGGCGGTGAAGCCGGGCTCGGCACTGCTGGTGATCACGCGGATCGGCTACGGCGCCGACCAGCGCGCGATCGAAGTGAGCGAAACGTATTGCCGCGACGACTACTACGACTTCGTCGCCGAACTGAAACGCTGA